A part of Caldicellulosiruptor owensensis OL genomic DNA contains:
- a CDS encoding HEAT repeat domain-containing protein: MNSAKEIIQMLNSGDYLLQKEAIESAPNFKEPEIVDSLIDLFIKTKNKMIEEHITDALKQMGGSYTVEKLLRLLNHEEARVRVFAFEVLCKIGNDNIQAIIKEAENPDKNVRKFIVDILGALKNREAVNVLINRLSDDDVNVVQGAVEALGNIGDVEALKKVIEFLPSAHLWVQWTIIESIKKVNSKELISDVLKLPWEIEDIIFDSIFDMVKENGELENIEDAINLYTKLSTQLRVKIMETIYSIYLRSDKQKIEKILSDIRFFDEIKAILMYGNDNQKFEILKYLGSIEDKDFISFIKSKVFDETVILNTIKLYYISDTFGKRGLIRVFKYFNRSKLVEYIKEIFKSDDDILKLSGLKIIRYNNIKEAADVLPEMIKEDNLLPEVLKTVIELDLKELFDRIYEEYFKVKIDDTKLLMLECMVQLKPDDQRVVALIKDELANELLSDSHILKLLQLIQKIGNKEPFRAQLEYLVNHPNMEISIEAQDLLGS, from the coding sequence ATGAATTCAGCTAAAGAAATTATTCAAATGCTAAATTCAGGTGACTATCTTTTGCAAAAAGAAGCAATAGAGAGTGCTCCGAACTTCAAAGAACCTGAAATTGTTGATAGCTTGATAGATCTTTTCATAAAAACAAAAAACAAGATGATTGAAGAGCATATAACAGATGCTTTAAAACAGATGGGTGGAAGTTATACCGTTGAAAAGTTGTTAAGACTTTTAAATCATGAAGAAGCAAGAGTGAGAGTGTTTGCGTTTGAAGTTTTATGTAAGATTGGGAATGATAATATCCAGGCAATAATTAAAGAAGCAGAAAATCCAGATAAGAATGTTAGAAAATTCATAGTAGATATTTTAGGTGCTTTGAAGAACAGAGAAGCAGTTAATGTTTTGATTAATAGATTATCAGATGATGATGTGAATGTTGTTCAAGGAGCTGTTGAGGCACTTGGCAACATTGGTGATGTTGAAGCGCTCAAAAAGGTGATAGAATTTTTACCGTCAGCTCATCTCTGGGTACAATGGACAATAATTGAAAGTATAAAAAAAGTCAATAGTAAAGAGTTGATTTCAGATGTTTTAAAACTGCCGTGGGAAATAGAAGATATCATCTTTGATAGTATCTTTGATATGGTAAAAGAAAATGGTGAGCTTGAAAATATAGAAGATGCGATAAATCTATATACCAAGCTTTCAACGCAGTTAAGAGTAAAGATTATGGAAACAATTTATTCCATTTATCTGAGGTCAGATAAACAAAAGATTGAAAAAATTTTGTCAGACATTAGATTCTTTGATGAAATAAAAGCCATCTTGATGTATGGGAATGATAATCAGAAATTTGAGATTTTAAAATATCTTGGAAGCATAGAAGACAAAGATTTTATAAGTTTTATAAAAAGCAAAGTATTTGATGAAACGGTTATTTTGAATACTATAAAACTATATTATATCAGTGACACTTTTGGGAAAAGAGGGCTTATAAGAGTGTTTAAGTATTTTAACAGGTCAAAACTGGTGGAATATATTAAAGAGATATTCAAGAGCGATGATGACATTTTAAAACTCAGCGGTTTGAAGATTATAAGATACAATAATATCAAGGAGGCAGCTGATGTGTTGCCTGAGATGATAAAAGAAGACAATCTTTTGCCAGAAGTATTGAAAACTGTAATTGAACTTGACCTAAAAGAGTTGTTTGACAGAATTTATGAAGAATATTTTAAAGTTAAAATTGACGATACGAAACTTTTGATGCTTGAATGTATGGTTCAGTTAAAGCCAGACGATCAAAGAGTTGTGGCATTAATTAAAGATGAGCTTGCAAATGAATTGTTGTCTGATTCACATATTCTCAAACTTTTGCAGTTGATACAAAAGATTGGTAACAAAGAACCGTTCAGAGCACAGCTTGAATATTTAGTTAACCATCCGAATATGGAAATTTCCATCGAGGCTCAAGACTTGCTTGGAAGCTAA
- a CDS encoding CheR family methyltransferase: MLTEIILNNQEWSLIRDFIYKTTGLYFSDDKKSYIQKRLKIAMDNLGIADFWEYLKKIEIDKSAFNKLLELITTNETYFFRDIPQLDMFSKYVLPELLNRKANKGNFRLKIWSAGCSTGEEPYTIAIILKERLEYFDDWDIEILGTDISERVLKLAQDAVYMPRSLKDVPEYIKLRYFEYNASDKMYKLKEEIKRMVTFRYLNLYDDSKMKLMRNFDIIFCRNVLIYFDEESRKRVVEYFYDALNPGGYIFLGHSESILRITKAFEIVYFDSNIAFRKPMN, from the coding sequence ATGCTAACAGAGATTATCTTAAACAATCAGGAATGGTCTCTAATAAGAGATTTTATATATAAAACAACAGGTCTGTATTTTTCAGATGATAAAAAAAGTTACATTCAAAAAAGATTAAAGATTGCAATGGATAATTTAGGAATAGCAGATTTTTGGGAATATTTAAAGAAAATAGAAATCGACAAAAGTGCTTTTAATAAATTATTAGAACTTATTACAACAAACGAAACATATTTTTTCAGAGACATTCCTCAGCTTGATATGTTTTCAAAATACGTTTTACCCGAACTTTTAAACAGGAAAGCAAACAAAGGTAATTTTAGATTAAAAATTTGGAGTGCAGGGTGTTCTACTGGCGAAGAACCATACACAATTGCTATAATTTTGAAAGAAAGACTTGAGTATTTTGATGATTGGGATATAGAGATACTTGGAACAGATATTTCCGAAAGAGTTTTAAAACTTGCACAGGATGCTGTTTACATGCCGAGATCATTAAAAGATGTACCAGAGTATATAAAATTAAGATATTTTGAATACAATGCATCTGATAAGATGTACAAACTTAAAGAAGAAATAAAACGGATGGTAACATTTAGGTATCTTAATTTATACGATGACAGTAAAATGAAATTAATGAGAAATTTCGATATAATCTTTTGCAGAAATGTGCTTATTTATTTTGATGAAGAGTCCAGAAAAAGGGTTGTTGAATATTTTTATGATGCGTTAAATCCTGGTGGATATATCTTTTTGGGGCATTCAGAGAGTATTTTGAGAATCACAAAGGCTTTTGAAATTGTTTATTTTGACAGCAATATTGCATTTAGGAAACCTATGAACTAA
- a CDS encoding response regulator: MPKILVVDDSPVVKKIVTTTLAKKGFEVKEALDGVAALEVLISEKIDLVITDLNMPKMDGLQLTREIRKNPTYKRIPIIMLTTNPSEEQKALEAGANLYLKKPVTSEELISHVQKFLGL; the protein is encoded by the coding sequence ATGCCTAAGATTTTAGTTGTTGATGATTCGCCTGTTGTAAAGAAGATTGTTACCACAACACTTGCAAAAAAAGGGTTTGAAGTAAAAGAGGCTTTGGATGGTGTTGCTGCACTGGAAGTACTTATTAGTGAGAAGATAGACCTTGTCATTACAGATTTAAATATGCCCAAAATGGATGGATTACAGCTAACAAGAGAAATAAGAAAAAATCCCACATATAAGAGAATTCCTATTATTATGCTTACAACAAATCCTTCAGAAGAGCAAAAGGCTTTAGAGGCAGGAGCAAATTTATATTTAAAAAAACCTGTAACAAGTGAGGAGCTAATATCACATGTCCAAAAATTTTTAGGATTGTAA
- a CDS encoding chemotaxis protein CheW, producing MTDQLFSTAELEEIKKEFVAETYEHLENAQDALLQLESDPKNYETLNFIFREIHSIKGGANFLGLQDIINVSHEMESLLDKMRNYEIYPTSQVINIILEGIDIIRKLADSINSGGGQVFDYSAYIERLKEITNSSQSSRVVLDKESNDKNPNRFELESNFDYSQNSNVLKTFDLNEIDETTDEDYYKIIVSFEYGNVVYGIEVEFVREIVKPADVTPIPFAPEYVMGLMNLRGDVVTIVDFGKLLGVEGNDSSNHKVLIIGDEDMTFGLFVDNVKEVLSVLPDEIKEANIASVSTEILEGVVERDGEFVQVIDIKKILGRAKNNVELI from the coding sequence ATGACAGACCAGCTGTTTAGTACAGCAGAGTTGGAAGAAATAAAAAAAGAGTTTGTTGCTGAGACATACGAGCATCTTGAGAATGCTCAAGATGCTCTTTTGCAACTTGAAAGTGACCCGAAAAATTATGAAACATTGAATTTCATATTTCGCGAAATCCATTCTATAAAAGGCGGAGCAAACTTTCTTGGTTTGCAGGATATCATAAATGTGTCTCATGAGATGGAAAGTTTGCTTGACAAGATGAGAAACTATGAGATATATCCAACAAGTCAGGTTATAAATATCATTTTAGAAGGTATAGATATTATTCGAAAGTTAGCAGATAGTATAAACAGTGGAGGTGGACAGGTTTTTGATTATTCGGCATATATAGAAAGATTAAAAGAAATAACAAATTCAAGTCAATCTTCCCGAGTAGTTTTGGACAAAGAGTCAAATGATAAAAATCCAAACAGGTTTGAATTGGAAAGCAATTTTGACTATTCTCAAAATAGTAATGTATTAAAAACATTTGATTTAAATGAGATTGACGAAACTACTGATGAAGATTATTATAAAATAATTGTTTCTTTTGAGTATGGAAATGTAGTTTATGGGATTGAAGTGGAGTTTGTCCGAGAAATAGTAAAGCCAGCTGATGTAACTCCTATTCCTTTTGCTCCTGAATATGTGATGGGACTTATGAACCTGCGCGGGGACGTTGTAACAATTGTTGATTTTGGCAAGCTTTTGGGAGTAGAAGGGAATGATAGTTCCAATCATAAGGTTTTAATAATCGGAGATGAAGATATGACATTTGGACTTTTTGTTGATAATGTAAAAGAGGTTTTAAGCGTTCTTCCAGACGAGATAAAAGAAGCTAACATAGCATCTGTATCAACAGAAATTTTGGAAGGAGTAGTAGAGAGGGATGGAGAATTTGTACAGGTGATAGATATAAAGAAGATTTTAGGAAGGGCAAAAAATAATGTGGAGTTGATTTAA
- a CDS encoding methyl-accepting chemotaxis protein — protein sequence MAWYIYAFFILMLIVIVAEGFLIVKKSKEIQNIIYFMATRVDESKVSKEFINLYKNRIQMIEKPLKDEIYKLRAENESLKDEIEKSNFKSYRNEIYQRFKTLFMSLGEVMEAFKMVLDEINEALIKNLEDMNIRSTTVESELVKGKNKISKSVEDINLILNQMRDLSKDVLNLSNHIEKMERVAGIINDIVKEISFISLNAQIEANKMKDSLTFGLLASEMRKLADGGKQNLKEISKSMANVVDDINANNKKIENFVNRIEELENSTREITDEIDSLSNLISSVLKYQEELYNQIKQHFAGIQEIVGVLENIHTEAVQIVEQEFKENKKFVNV from the coding sequence ATGGCATGGTATATATATGCATTTTTCATACTTATGTTAATAGTTATAGTTGCTGAAGGGTTCTTGATTGTCAAAAAGTCTAAAGAAATACAGAATATTATTTATTTTATGGCTACAAGAGTGGATGAATCTAAGGTATCTAAGGAATTCATAAATTTGTACAAAAATAGAATACAAATGATAGAAAAACCATTAAAAGATGAGATATATAAACTTCGAGCAGAAAATGAGAGTTTAAAAGATGAAATAGAAAAAAGCAATTTTAAAAGTTATAGAAATGAGATTTATCAAAGATTTAAAACCTTATTTATGTCACTTGGTGAGGTTATGGAAGCATTTAAGATGGTATTGGATGAGATAAATGAAGCTTTGATAAAAAATTTAGAGGATATGAATATTCGGTCAACTACAGTTGAGAGTGAGTTGGTAAAAGGTAAAAATAAGATTTCTAAATCTGTTGAAGATATAAATCTTATTTTGAACCAGATGCGAGATTTATCAAAGGATGTTCTAAATCTTTCAAATCATATTGAGAAGATGGAAAGAGTTGCAGGAATTATTAACGATATTGTAAAAGAAATTTCATTTATTTCTTTGAATGCCCAGATTGAAGCTAACAAAATGAAAGATTCTTTAACATTCGGTTTACTGGCATCTGAGATGAGAAAACTTGCAGATGGTGGTAAACAAAACCTTAAGGAAATTAGCAAATCAATGGCAAATGTTGTAGATGATATAAATGCAAACAATAAAAAGATTGAAAATTTTGTAAACAGGATTGAGGAGTTAGAAAACAGTACACGTGAGATAACAGATGAGATTGATTCTCTCAGTAACCTCATAAGTTCGGTACTAAAGTATCAAGAAGAGCTGTATAATCAAATAAAACAGCATTTTGCTGGAATTCAAGAGATTGTTGGAGTGCTTGAAAATATTCACACTGAAGCTGTTCAGATTGTAGAACAAGAATTTAAGGAAAATAAAAAGTTTGTAAACGTTTAA
- a CDS encoding response regulator: MRKITFLIVDDSPVWRRIIRKFVEEKLKGIVVAEASDGLEAINLYNKLKPNVVTMDIEMPKLDGIRAIEEILKYNKDAKVIVISSKGEEDIVRKALLKGARDFIIKDLETEKWLKKFENVMKEDKPQNTLLYNIKRYIDKFKGR, from the coding sequence ATGAGAAAAATAACCTTTCTGATTGTAGATGATTCACCGGTTTGGAGAAGAATTATAAGAAAATTTGTTGAAGAAAAACTCAAAGGGATAGTAGTGGCAGAAGCAAGTGACGGTCTTGAAGCTATAAACCTTTACAATAAACTAAAACCTAATGTGGTAACAATGGATATTGAAATGCCCAAATTAGACGGAATCAGAGCTATTGAAGAGATATTGAAATATAACAAAGATGCAAAGGTTATAGTTATAAGTTCTAAAGGTGAGGAAGATATTGTCAGGAAAGCTCTTCTAAAAGGTGCAAGAGATTTTATTATAAAAGATCTGGAAACAGAGAAATGGTTAAAAAAATTTGAGAATGTTATGAAAGAAGATAAGCCCCAAAATACATTACTTTACAATATCAAACGTTATATAGATAAATTTAAAGGACGCTAA
- a CDS encoding EAL domain-containing protein: MNLGKKIYGKIQGRKVEDFLEKIANNINDYVIVVWAGDGTILEFKEIGDKILGYLPEQVEGKKWIDVFIDEKEKEEMEWVYRKLLNNEQVRYYVNPVKDVNGIKKIFLWYNSRIESSEDDEKVFLSIGFSLDEIERLNKKIQRYEREFSKINEQSESLKFKISKQDLVLKQKDEIIKDYKSKIEFLAFFDELTKLPNKNSLIRWLNLRVSNVEKGNIYLIFLELRNLEKLNVMYGYDIVDELIVQISRKLEDILSKEDKLFKIGFDRFAIICKIESISEYIKNLLAKLAVVYNINGNLIRVNYNIGATLIDDTNDSTTSILRKCDLALIKSKEKGLNEYEIFKPSLEVQTLKEGIIEKELRNGIDLNEFILLYQPIINLCNGQIYGLEVLLRWHYLKSVYISPLEFIPIAEKCGLIVDLGKIVLKQSVESAKVFNSYFNEEFVISVNISPRQFVDKEFITSTIEILENEKIKNLKLQFEITEKVAIENINYTIEVINQLKNYGITFALDDFGVDYSSLNYLRKLPIEAVKIDKSFVQETENEETYFVVETIIRLCKKLGLKIVGEGVETENQYKILNQLGCDYVQGYFISKPLSFEEILIKLQNKEIFRGTDVVK, encoded by the coding sequence ATGAACTTGGGGAAGAAGATATATGGAAAGATACAGGGCAGAAAAGTAGAAGATTTTTTAGAAAAGATAGCCAACAATATAAATGATTATGTAATAGTTGTTTGGGCGGGGGATGGAACAATATTAGAATTTAAAGAAATTGGCGATAAAATACTCGGGTATTTACCTGAGCAAGTAGAAGGTAAAAAGTGGATTGATGTTTTTATTGATGAAAAAGAGAAAGAGGAAATGGAGTGGGTTTACAGAAAATTGCTAAATAATGAACAGGTTAGATATTACGTAAATCCTGTGAAAGATGTAAATGGGATAAAAAAGATATTCTTGTGGTATAACTCAAGAATAGAAAGTTCAGAAGATGATGAGAAAGTTTTTCTTTCTATTGGTTTCAGTTTAGATGAGATAGAGAGGTTAAATAAAAAAATTCAAAGATATGAAAGAGAGTTTAGTAAGATAAATGAGCAAAGTGAAAGTCTGAAGTTCAAGATATCCAAACAGGATCTTGTTTTGAAGCAAAAAGATGAAATAATAAAGGATTACAAAAGTAAAATTGAATTTTTGGCTTTTTTTGATGAACTTACAAAACTGCCAAATAAAAATTCACTTATAAGATGGTTAAATTTAAGAGTTAGCAATGTTGAAAAAGGCAATATTTATTTGATCTTTTTAGAGTTAAGAAATTTAGAAAAATTAAATGTTATGTATGGATATGATATTGTAGACGAATTAATTGTTCAAATAAGTAGGAAACTTGAAGATATATTAAGCAAAGAAGACAAATTATTCAAGATAGGTTTTGATCGATTTGCTATAATATGCAAAATTGAAAGTATTTCTGAGTATATCAAAAATCTGTTGGCTAAATTAGCAGTTGTATATAATATTAACGGCAATTTAATAAGAGTGAATTACAACATAGGAGCAACTCTAATTGACGATACAAATGACTCTACAACATCCATTTTAAGAAAATGTGATTTGGCTTTGATAAAATCAAAAGAAAAAGGATTAAATGAGTATGAGATATTTAAACCTTCTCTGGAGGTCCAAACATTAAAGGAAGGAATAATTGAAAAAGAACTTCGAAATGGAATAGATTTAAATGAATTTATATTACTTTATCAGCCAATAATAAATCTGTGCAACGGACAAATTTATGGACTTGAAGTTCTTCTAAGGTGGCATTATTTGAAATCGGTATATATATCACCATTAGAATTTATCCCAATTGCTGAAAAGTGTGGCTTGATTGTAGATTTGGGAAAGATTGTGTTGAAACAGTCTGTCGAATCAGCTAAAGTATTTAATAGTTATTTCAATGAAGAATTTGTGATTTCAGTTAATATTTCGCCGCGACAATTTGTTGATAAAGAATTTATAACCTCAACAATAGAGATATTAGAAAATGAAAAAATTAAGAATCTCAAATTGCAATTTGAAATTACAGAAAAGGTAGCAATTGAAAATATTAACTATACTATTGAGGTGATAAACCAACTAAAAAATTACGGTATAACATTTGCCTTGGATGATTTTGGGGTGGATTATTCTTCACTGAATTATTTAAGAAAATTGCCTATTGAAGCTGTTAAAATAGATAAGTCCTTTGTACAAGAGACTGAAAATGAGGAGACATATTTTGTGGTAGAAACAATAATAAGACTTTGCAAAAAATTAGGGTTGAAAATTGTGGGAGAGGGTGTAGAAACAGAAAATCAATACAAAATATTAAACCAGCTTGGATGTGACTACGTTCAAGGATACTTTATAAGTAAGCCATTGTCTTTTGAAGAAATTTTAATAAAATTACAAAATAAAGAAATTTTCAGAGGCACCGATGTGGTAAAATAA
- a CDS encoding phosphoribosyltransferase produces the protein MIFKDRIDAGEKLSEKLGSFKERQDTILFAVPRGGVIVAKVIADRLEIPLDIVLAKKIGAPFNKEFAIAAVDINGDVVLNNEYIEYFSMKDEYIQHQKKRVLESLKDQMIMYRGSVEYKSLKNKVAIIVDDGIATGTTTKACIRFLSKLNPKEIYVATPVIAPSTLEELQKECNGIFYIVSTEPFWAVGQFYSDFSQVSDEDIKKILG, from the coding sequence ATGATTTTTAAAGATAGGATTGATGCTGGAGAGAAGTTAAGCGAAAAATTAGGTTCATTTAAGGAAAGACAGGATACTATACTTTTTGCAGTTCCAAGAGGTGGTGTGATTGTAGCAAAAGTAATTGCAGATAGACTCGAAATTCCTCTGGACATTGTTCTTGCTAAAAAGATAGGTGCTCCTTTTAATAAAGAATTTGCTATTGCTGCAGTGGATATAAATGGAGATGTGGTTTTGAATAATGAATATATAGAGTATTTCTCCATGAAGGATGAATATATACAACACCAGAAGAAAAGGGTCTTGGAGAGTTTAAAAGACCAAATGATTATGTACAGAGGCTCTGTTGAGTATAAAAGTTTGAAAAACAAAGTGGCAATAATAGTAGATGATGGAATTGCAACAGGTACAACAACAAAAGCATGCATAAGGTTTCTTTCGAAGCTAAATCCGAAAGAAATATATGTTGCAACACCTGTAATTGCACCTTCAACGTTAGAAGAGCTGCAAAAAGAATGTAATGGTATTTTTTATATTGTAAGCACAGAGCCATTTTGGGCAGTTGGACAGTTTTACTCTGACTTTTCACAGGTATCTGATGAAGATATAAAGAAAATACTTGGCTAA
- a CDS encoding helix-turn-helix domain-containing protein, whose product MDFYRVGDKVISLQKIIDEVKKILDLRQKGFSQIEVAEKLKIDRSFISKIEGLGEVRKGKNIAAIGFPVKNKHEVEQVLKSYGINYYLLMTEEERNSFINSLSAAQLLNIMGEYINNFKMFDIVIAMGSDFRLNWFKAFLDCEVITIPLGKSPLKYDVEVDVEELKRILDSIVE is encoded by the coding sequence ATGGATTTTTACAGAGTTGGTGATAAGGTTATAAGTCTTCAAAAAATAATAGATGAGGTTAAAAAGATACTAGACCTTCGTCAAAAAGGATTTTCGCAGATTGAGGTTGCCGAAAAGCTGAAAATAGATAGGTCTTTTATCTCAAAGATTGAAGGGCTTGGAGAAGTACGCAAGGGCAAAAATATTGCTGCAATCGGATTTCCTGTAAAAAACAAGCATGAGGTAGAGCAGGTATTGAAGAGCTATGGAATAAATTACTATCTTTTAATGACAGAAGAAGAAAGAAATAGTTTTATAAACTCCCTTTCTGCTGCTCAGCTTTTGAATATCATGGGTGAATATATAAATAATTTTAAAATGTTTGACATTGTAATTGCCATGGGTTCGGACTTTAGACTAAACTGGTTCAAAGCTTTTCTTGATTGTGAGGTCATTACAATACCTCTGGGAAAATCTCCGCTCAAATATGATGTTGAAGTTGATGTTGAAGAGCTGAAGAGAATTTTAGATTCTATTGTGGAGTAG
- a CDS encoding cation diffusion facilitator family transporter encodes MEKQSAALLSVFSNTALVLFKLIAGSIMGSVSVISEAIHSGIDLLASLVAYFSIKQARKPADTDHPFGHGKFENVSGAFEAILIFLAAAMIIYEAVKKIFEGAEVEKIEAGLVVMLISAIVNLFISTKLFRVAKRTESVALEADAMHLFTDVFTSFGVFLGLVAIKLTHVYIIDPIIAIIVALMIIKASVDLTKKALCDLVDKSLPQNEIDIIENIIKRYSQVTSFHKLRTRKSGDRREIDVHIRMENSTTLIDAHNLCNQIEKDIKSVLPNSYITIHIEPENEE; translated from the coding sequence ATGGAAAAGCAGAGTGCGGCACTTTTATCAGTTTTTTCTAATACAGCCCTGGTTTTATTCAAACTTATTGCAGGTAGCATTATGGGGTCTGTATCTGTTATCTCTGAGGCAATTCACTCTGGTATTGATCTTTTGGCAAGCTTGGTAGCATATTTTTCTATAAAGCAGGCCAGAAAACCAGCAGATACTGATCATCCTTTTGGTCATGGAAAGTTTGAAAATGTTTCTGGTGCATTTGAAGCGATATTAATATTTTTGGCAGCAGCAATGATTATTTATGAGGCAGTGAAGAAAATTTTTGAAGGTGCAGAGGTTGAAAAAATAGAGGCAGGACTTGTAGTGATGTTAATTTCAGCTATTGTGAATCTCTTTATATCAACAAAACTTTTCAGGGTGGCGAAAAGGACAGAGTCCGTAGCTTTAGAGGCAGATGCCATGCATCTTTTTACAGATGTGTTTACTTCGTTTGGGGTGTTTTTAGGGCTTGTTGCAATAAAACTTACACATGTGTACATTATAGACCCGATAATTGCTATCATTGTTGCTCTTATGATAATAAAAGCATCTGTTGATTTAACCAAAAAAGCTCTGTGTGACCTTGTTGACAAAAGTCTTCCTCAAAACGAGATTGATATAATTGAGAATATAATAAAAAGATATTCCCAGGTTACAAGCTTTCACAAGCTCAGAACCAGGAAAAGTGGAGATAGGCGCGAGATTGATGTTCACATTAGAATGGAAAATTCAACTACTTTAATCGATGCTCACAACCTCTGTAACCAGATAGAAAAGGATATAAAATCAGTTCTGCCAAATTCGTATATTACAATCCACATTGAACCTGAGAATGAGGAGTAG